The genomic window GTGGAGCAACTCCTTCGAGAAGGTGAAATTGTTGTCCATCATGTAGCGGCCGTCGGACTCGGTCGTATCGGCACAGGCTCCTTGATGAAGGATCGCTCGGACCTGACCGCCGAAGGGGGCATTCTTGCGAATCTGATCACGAAACTCGGCGATGTCCATGTAATCGGCGATCACCAGGTCGCTCAGGTTCCGGAACTTATCGCCGTACTGGAGTGTGTCGACGGCAAGGATGTCCGAAACGCCTCGCTGGTTCAGGGCGTGGACAATATTGCTGCCGATAAAGCCCGCCGCGCCCGTGACGATGTACATGGCAACTCAACTCAACGGAATCCTGGGGCCTTACCGGCCAGAGACGAGACAGACGCCATTGCGTGCCTCGACATGCCCATCCATTGGGGGCTCGCACACGAATCCACTCCTCCGAGCGCCGGAACCGTAGCAGATCCCTCCAGAAACTGTCAACGCCGCCTGTCCCGGACCAGCACCGGGGGCTCGAACTTCTCATTTTGTGTGACTGAGATCCGCAAACTTCACGATAGTTAAAGAATGTCGGACCTTTGCGCCGGGATCGGGAGCGACCGGTCGGTTCGTCCGCTGACAACGTCGTCAGCATGAAGGCCACGAACCACCCCCAGGCATGAGCCATCGCGTTGCCAATCGGCAACCACGAACCCTCTCGCCTCCGAGACGGACGGTTTGCGATCCTCCCGAGAGGCATCTGGAGACGACACCTGTGAGTCAACGTCGATTGTATTTTCTTCGACCAAAAAATATGGCACCGATTTCACTGCCACCGCCTCCTCCGCCGCCTCCGCCTCCGCCTCCGCCTCCGCCTCCGCCTCCGCCTCCGCCTCCGCCTCCGCCTCCGCCTCCGCCTCCGCCTCCGCCTCCGCCTCCGCCTCCTTTAACTCCTGAAACGGCTCCCGATCGCTTGCTCTGGCTCAACGCCGCTTCGGGCGTGAGCGCTCGGGGAGCTGCGCAGTTCAACGGGACCAATCAGTTGCTTTCTGCCGCGAGCAACGCGGCACTTCGGGCCGGCGGAACCGACTTTTTCATCGCAACCTGGGCCTGGATCGACACGATGGGGGTCCGGACCTTCGCGTGCAAGCAGCCCACGCCCGCCGATCGGGAATGGATCCTGGGCTACGATTCGACAGGCACGTTTGCCTCGAATCGCTTCTTTTTCCGTACTGCCGGGACCGGCACGGCAAACAGCGTCGTTTCCAATTCCTTCGGGGCCGCCGCAACAGGTCAATGGTACTTCGTGATCGCCTGGCGTGATTACGCGGCGGACAAGATCCGCTTGCGGATCAACGCCGCGGCGTCCGATGAGAACACCCCGACGAACTCGATCACCCCGACCGATGCCCCGCTGCTTCTGGGAGCCTCCCAGGCGTCATCCCCCCCGACCTACGACCGCTTGCACGCCGGACGGCTCGATCAGGTCATCTTCGGCAAGCCCGTGTCGATCAGCGCGGTCATCGCCAACCTTCACGCGACCTTGTACAACGGCGGCGCGGGGGTCTCCTATAGCCAGCTCACCGCCGCGCAGAAAGCGGACTGGGGCCTCGTGTCGTTCTGGGAGCTGGACGAACGCTCCGGAGAACGCCGAGACGCACACGGATCGAACCACTTGACACCCATAAACAACCCCGTCGCCGCTGACGGATCCATTTCCGGACCGGCCGACAACCTCGATCCGGTTCAATCCTGGGTGGATCAGATCGCCTCGATCCGAATGACTCAGGACACGGTCAGTCAGCGGCCGACCTGGCAATCGGCCGGCACTCTCGACTTCGATGGCATCGACGACCGCCTGAACCGGGCCGCGCCGATTGTCGGCAATCGGGAGAACTTCACCCTGCTCGGCAAGCTTCGGCTCAACGCCTTGCCGACGACGAATCCGGCCGTCGTCTTCACCGAGGCCGATGCCGTTGCCAGCATCGTCAATCGACTGGCGGTCACCCCGACCGGCCACGTCGTTGCCTCGTACCGACCAGCGGGAGGAACACTCGTCACCACCTCATCTTCCGTCACGATCACGCCGGGCGTGGATGTGGTGGTCGGGGTCCGGCGTCAGGGCACGGCCTTGCAGGTCTTTGTGGACGGAACTCCGTCCGGCGCAGCGGCCACGATCAACCCTGGAACCAGTCTCGACGGAGCCACCATGAGAATCGGGGGGCCGGTGGAATCGACCGGCCAGGCTCACTTTGGTGGTCGGATCGCCTCGCTCTTTGCCGTGGGCCAGGCGTTGTCCGACACCGACGTCGCAGGGCTTTCGAGCAACCTCTGATTGGAGGGTCACACCCTTCGAAACGCAGGGCCGGTGACGGCAATGGCGGTCATCGGCCCTCGGCCAGCTCGGCCGATCGCAAGGCGGCGGCCTGCACGGCGTCGATCAGGGCAGCGCGCAGGCCGCCGCGTTCCAGGGCATGAATCCCGGCAATGGTCGTACCTCCGGGACTGGTGACCTGATCTTTCAAGACCCCCGGATGCTGTCCGGTTTCCAGGACCATTCGGGCGGCTCCAAGCACCGTTTGGGCAGCCATCACGGTGGCGAGATCGCGGGGAAGTCCCACCCGCACACCGCCATCGGAAAGCGCTTCAATCATCGCGTACACAAACGCCGGCCCGCTGCCGCAAAGACCCGTCGCGGCGTCCATCAATCCTTCCGGAACGCGGCGAGCGATGCCAACCGACTCCAGCAGCCGAAGGACCAAGGTTTCATCTTCTCCCGAAACGCTCGGCCCCAAACAGTAGGCCGCCGTCCCTTCACCGACGAGGGCCGGGGTGTTCGGCATCACGCGGACAACGCGCGCTTCGGGGCCAAGTCCCGCCGAGAGTTGCGTCACCGAGATGCCCGCGGCCACCGAGATCACCAGCTTCCCTCGTCCTCCGCCGGCCAGTTCGTTCAGCGCGGCGGTCATCGCCTGAGGCTTGACGGCCAGCACCAGGACGTCGCTTCGATCGGCCACTTCGGCATTCGAACTGCACGCCGTCACCCCCTCGGCCGTCATCGCCTCGCGGGCCTCTCGCACCGGATCGCTGACGGCGATGGCCGACGGAGCAACAACGCCGGCCCGAATCATCCCGCGGATGAGGGCCGAGGCCATCTTGCCCGCGCCGAGAAATCCCCATCGCGTGTCGGCGGCGGAAGACGATCCGGACATGCTGGGTCGGTCCCTTCAAAATGAAGCCAGGCAATACCATCGCAGACGATCCAGAATCACCGACCAAGATCAACGTGCACTTCGGCCGGTTCGAGTGCCTATCCTACCATCGAGACCAACACAGCCGGGAGGGTTCCCGGCCCGTTCTGGCCGCAAGACACCACCACCCCCGTTCTGCCGAAGTAGAGAGTCCGAGAATCACCATGAGTCACGCAGACGCC from Tautonia rosea includes these protein-coding regions:
- a CDS encoding LamG-like jellyroll fold domain-containing protein, translating into MLWLNAASGVSARGAAQFNGTNQLLSAASNAALRAGGTDFFIATWAWIDTMGVRTFACKQPTPADREWILGYDSTGTFASNRFFFRTAGTGTANSVVSNSFGAAATGQWYFVIAWRDYAADKIRLRINAAASDENTPTNSITPTDAPLLLGASQASSPPTYDRLHAGRLDQVIFGKPVSISAVIANLHATLYNGGAGVSYSQLTAAQKADWGLVSFWELDERSGERRDAHGSNHLTPINNPVAADGSISGPADNLDPVQSWVDQIASIRMTQDTVSQRPTWQSAGTLDFDGIDDRLNRAAPIVGNRENFTLLGKLRLNALPTTNPAVVFTEADAVASIVNRLAVTPTGHVVASYRPAGGTLVTTSSSVTITPGVDVVVGVRRQGTALQVFVDGTPSGAAATINPGTSLDGATMRIGGPVESTGQAHFGGRIASLFAVGQALSDTDVAGLSSNL
- the proC gene encoding pyrroline-5-carboxylate reductase, which encodes MSGSSSAADTRWGFLGAGKMASALIRGMIRAGVVAPSAIAVSDPVREAREAMTAEGVTACSSNAEVADRSDVLVLAVKPQAMTAALNELAGGGRGKLVISVAAGISVTQLSAGLGPEARVVRVMPNTPALVGEGTAAYCLGPSVSGEDETLVLRLLESVGIARRVPEGLMDAATGLCGSGPAFVYAMIEALSDGGVRVGLPRDLATVMAAQTVLGAARMVLETGQHPGVLKDQVTSPGGTTIAGIHALERGGLRAALIDAVQAAALRSAELAEGR